From a single Nostoc sp. MS1 genomic region:
- a CDS encoding HNH endonuclease has product MGKVLVLNASYEPLNITSWRRAAVLLIKGKAERVEHNGRFLYSDFPLPTVIRLRHYVRVPYKEIPLTRRNILHRDGHTCQYCGYTGDELTLDHVIPRSRGGGDSWENIVTACVRCNVKKGSRTPQEARMPLRHQPRQPYSSLYFEVSKHLKSGLHQEWQKYVIGL; this is encoded by the coding sequence ATGGGGAAGGTTTTAGTATTAAATGCCTCTTACGAACCGCTCAATATAACGAGCTGGCGGCGTGCTGCGGTTCTGTTAATCAAGGGCAAAGCAGAACGTGTGGAACACAACGGCAGGTTTCTTTACTCTGACTTTCCGTTACCAACTGTAATAAGGTTGCGTCATTATGTCCGCGTTCCTTACAAGGAAATTCCACTAACTCGCCGCAATATCCTGCATCGTGATGGACATACTTGTCAATACTGTGGATATACCGGGGACGAGCTGACATTGGATCATGTGATTCCGCGATCGCGCGGTGGTGGTGATAGCTGGGAGAATATTGTGACGGCTTGTGTCCGTTGCAATGTCAAAAAAGGCAGTCGCACACCCCAAGAGGCACGAATGCCTCTGCGCCATCAGCCTCGTCAACCATACAGCAGCCTCTATTTCGAGGTCAGCAAACATTTGAAGAGTGGCTTGCATCAAGAGTGGCAAAAATATGTTATAGGACTTTGA
- a CDS encoding transposase, which translates to MLKNEYLKQWTNIVSQKMPHLTLPQVVGLATWSFGIVMTRSSSLSKVSKFIAQVNSEKANTVRQRLKEWYEEASAKKGLHRRTLDVSSCFAPLLLWVISLLPTNIKRIALALDATSIGNKFVVLSVNILLAGCGIPIAWCVVKAHEPGSWKGHWHNLLTAIKDAIPTEFDVIVTADRGLYACWLYELIVAAGWHPFLRINHQGTYRLPSGNTWHPLKDVVCTPGTSWSGRIICFVTNPVECTLLARWDFGYKDPWLILTDLEPTSASALWYGLRPSTECVYRDVKGDGWDWHHTRLLSPQRAERLWLAIAVATLWMVMLGGEAENQSSPPTLEQLPPRHVVFSQPFHLHPQRQISCFLLGLLTLIADLLNHLPIHLPSWSAFPHTPVDDFFCFNSS; encoded by the coding sequence ATGCTGAAAAATGAGTACCTCAAACAATGGACAAATATAGTGTCACAGAAAATGCCACATCTGACGTTACCACAAGTGGTAGGGCTGGCAACATGGAGTTTTGGCATAGTGATGACAAGATCAAGTAGCTTGAGCAAAGTGTCAAAATTCATAGCTCAAGTCAACTCAGAAAAGGCAAATACAGTACGTCAAAGATTAAAAGAATGGTATGAGGAAGCCTCTGCCAAAAAAGGGCTTCATCGTCGGACTCTAGATGTAAGTAGTTGTTTTGCGCCATTGCTGTTATGGGTGATCAGTTTGCTACCTACCAATATCAAGCGTATTGCGCTAGCACTAGACGCAACCAGTATCGGCAATAAGTTTGTAGTCTTATCAGTAAACATACTCTTGGCGGGTTGTGGAATCCCGATAGCATGGTGTGTGGTCAAAGCACATGAGCCAGGAAGTTGGAAAGGGCATTGGCACAATCTGCTCACAGCAATCAAAGATGCCATCCCAACTGAGTTTGATGTCATAGTCACTGCTGACAGAGGACTGTATGCTTGTTGGTTGTATGAATTGATTGTGGCTGCTGGCTGGCATCCGTTTTTACGTATTAACCATCAAGGAACTTATCGCCTGCCATCTGGGAATACATGGCATCCACTAAAAGATGTGGTTTGTACCCCTGGAACATCTTGGTCAGGTCGAATTATTTGCTTTGTCACCAATCCCGTTGAATGTACATTGCTTGCCCGTTGGGATTTTGGTTACAAAGACCCTTGGTTGATTTTGACTGACCTTGAACCCACGAGCGCCTCTGCACTCTGGTACGGTTTACGTCCTTCTACAGAATGTGTTTATCGGGATGTCAAAGGAGATGGTTGGGATTGGCATCATACTCGTTTGCTCTCACCACAACGTGCTGAACGTTTGTGGTTAGCCATCGCTGTTGCCACTCTTTGGATGGTGATGCTGGGGGGCGAAGCGGAAAATCAATCTTCTCCCCCAACTCTCGAACAACTTCCACCTCGACATGTTGTCTTTTCTCAGCCTTTCCACCTTCATCCTCAGCGTCAGATTTCTTGTTTTTTGTTAGGCCTGTTGACCCTGATTGCTGATTTACTCAACCATCTTCCTATTCATCTTCCCAGTTGGAGTGCTTTTCCTCATACTCCTGTTGACGATTTCTTTTGCTTCAATTCCTCCTAA
- a CDS encoding citrate synthase has product MTVCEYKPGLEGIPAAQSSISYVDGQKGILEYRGIRIEELAQKSTFLETAYLLIWGELPTKEELQAFEQEVRLHRRIKYRIRDMMKCFPESGHPMDALQASAAALGLFYSLRDLHNPAYIRDAVVRLIATIPTMVAAFQLMRKGNDPVKPRDDLDYSANFLYMLNEKEPDALAAKIFDVCLILHVEHTMNASTFSARVTASTLTDPYAVVASAVGTLGGPLHGGANEEVIQMLEEIGSVENVRPYVEERLLRKEKLMGFGHRVYKVKDPRATILQELAEQLFAKFGADKYYDIAQEMERVVEEKLGHKGIYPNVDFYSGLVYRKMGIPTDLFTPIFAIARVAGWLAHWKEQLEENRIFRPTQVYNGKHSVDYTPIEQR; this is encoded by the coding sequence ATGACGGTGTGCGAATACAAGCCTGGTTTAGAAGGCATTCCCGCAGCCCAATCGAGTATCAGTTATGTAGATGGGCAAAAGGGAATACTAGAGTATCGTGGCATTCGGATTGAGGAATTAGCTCAGAAAAGTACATTTCTGGAGACTGCTTATCTCTTAATCTGGGGCGAATTGCCAACAAAAGAAGAATTGCAAGCGTTTGAGCAAGAAGTCCGCCTGCATCGGCGGATTAAATACCGGATTCGGGATATGATGAAATGCTTCCCCGAAAGCGGTCATCCAATGGACGCTCTCCAAGCCTCTGCTGCGGCTTTAGGCTTGTTTTATTCGCTCCGGGACTTACATAACCCTGCCTACATTCGGGATGCTGTAGTGCGCCTTATAGCCACTATTCCGACGATGGTAGCAGCATTTCAGTTAATGCGGAAAGGTAATGACCCCGTAAAGCCCCGCGATGACTTAGATTATTCCGCCAATTTTCTCTACATGCTCAACGAGAAAGAACCGGATGCGTTGGCGGCAAAAATCTTCGATGTCTGCTTGATTCTCCACGTTGAGCATACAATGAATGCTTCTACCTTCAGCGCGAGGGTAACAGCTTCCACCTTGACCGACCCCTACGCAGTGGTTGCCAGTGCTGTGGGAACTTTGGGAGGGCCATTACATGGTGGAGCCAATGAAGAAGTAATTCAGATGTTGGAAGAAATTGGCTCTGTGGAAAATGTCCGCCCTTATGTAGAGGAAAGGTTGCTACGCAAAGAAAAGCTCATGGGCTTTGGACATCGCGTCTACAAAGTCAAAGACCCACGGGCAACAATTCTGCAAGAACTGGCAGAGCAGTTATTTGCTAAGTTTGGCGCGGACAAGTACTACGACATCGCCCAAGAAATGGAACGGGTGGTGGAAGAGAAGTTAGGCCATAAAGGGATTTATCCTAACGTTGACTTTTACTCTGGTTTGGTGTACAGGAAGATGGGAATACCTACCGACTTATTTACACCAATATTTGCGATCGCTCGTGTTGCTGGTTGGTTAGCCCACTGGAAAGAACAACTCGAAGAAAACCGTATCTTCCGTCCTACCCAGGTTTATAACGGTAAACACAGCGTCGATTACACCCCCATTGAGCAGCGTTAA
- the sixA gene encoding phosphohistidine phosphatase SixA produces the protein MELYLIRHGIAEEQQAGIKDEERSLTKEGRQKTEKVAHRLVKLEFEFDLIVTSPLIRARQTAEILLATGLSSHLEESNHLAPNGHLYNWLDYWLKPKNFSQNAQIALVGHEPCLSNWAEILLWGEAKDSIVLKKAGMIGVKLPEIGSPVGRSQLFWLTPPRYLL, from the coding sequence ATGGAACTATATCTCATTCGTCACGGCATCGCTGAAGAACAGCAAGCTGGTATAAAAGATGAAGAGCGATCGCTCACCAAGGAAGGAAGGCAAAAGACTGAGAAAGTCGCTCATCGTCTGGTGAAACTGGAGTTTGAATTTGATTTAATAGTTACCAGTCCCTTAATTCGCGCTCGGCAAACAGCAGAAATCCTGTTAGCGACTGGACTTAGTTCTCATCTAGAAGAATCTAATCATCTTGCACCAAATGGCCATCTTTATAATTGGCTAGATTATTGGTTAAAACCGAAAAATTTCTCCCAAAATGCCCAAATTGCCCTAGTGGGACATGAGCCTTGTTTAAGCAACTGGGCAGAAATTCTCCTCTGGGGGGAAGCCAAAGACAGCATAGTCTTGAAAAAAGCAGGTATGATCGGAGTAAAACTGCCAGAAATAGGCTCACCTGTAGGTCGTAGTCAGTTGTTCTGGTTGACACCGCCCAGGTACTTGCTATGA
- a CDS encoding Shedu immune nuclease family protein, with the protein MKGLDTFTIDIKQCQYELEEFENLLKSKRELKENQDILPFFKQRLHLSAFIGFYVPQIVRFNKIKHEFTFFGDFRADLVVGDDINNAYCFVEFEDATEDSIFIKNQLRRSTSEWSPRFEHGFSQIIDWFWKFDDNKTSSLSRSVFGSENIEIYGILVIGRDAFISDIDKARLEWRLNKVLVDSHKVICITFDQLARDTRDRFSLYQSIKPTQSQGKQDISTDESDRSPS; encoded by the coding sequence ATGAAAGGTTTAGATACTTTTACTATAGACATTAAGCAGTGTCAATATGAGCTTGAAGAATTTGAAAATTTACTGAAAAGTAAGAGAGAACTAAAAGAAAATCAAGATATCCTTCCTTTCTTTAAACAGAGACTTCATTTGTCGGCATTTATTGGTTTCTATGTTCCTCAGATTGTAAGATTTAACAAAATTAAACATGAGTTTACTTTTTTCGGTGATTTTCGGGCTGATTTAGTAGTCGGAGATGATATTAATAACGCTTACTGTTTTGTTGAGTTTGAGGATGCAACAGAAGATAGTATTTTTATAAAAAATCAATTAAGAAGAAGTACATCCGAATGGTCGCCCAGGTTTGAGCATGGATTTAGCCAAATAATTGATTGGTTTTGGAAGTTTGACGATAATAAAACTTCTTCCTTATCTCGTTCTGTTTTCGGCAGTGAAAATATAGAAATTTACGGCATTCTCGTAATAGGTAGGGATGCTTTTATTTCCGATATTGATAAAGCTAGATTAGAGTGGCGTTTAAATAAAGTGTTGGTAGACTCCCACAAAGTCATCTGTATTACCTTTGATCAATTGGCAAGAGATACTAGGGATAGATTTTCGCTGTATCAATCAATTAAGCCAACACAGTCACAAGGTAAACAAGATATTTCCACAGATGAAAGCGATCGCTCACCTTCATAA
- a CDS encoding DHH family phosphoesterase, with the protein MQLNHSLKQSESFSLTKEPNPEEPEVDKEAEVTITKPSLPASTGEGVGIYIGQRNNSLAFQKSEELQKTLLLHRHERQLIILQDFPDPDALSCAWTYQLIAQQYDIKCEIIYAGTLSHQENIALVKLTGLPAQRWTPQTLKSKDLSCYQGMVLIDNQGTTSQLLSALQQAGIPLVAVIDHHSLQSDLKADFVDVRPYVRATATIFTQYLQTGLLGLDSSIGQHVKCATALMHGLRSDTNRLMQAQEEDFMAAAYLSRFYDAQLLNAILQANRSKRVMDVIERSLKNRIVQNNFSIAGVGYLRYDDRDAIPQAADFLVTEENVHTAVVYGIVHDEDDELEVVIGSLRTTKLTLDPDEFIKEAFGQDSTGRFFGGGRTGAGGFEIPMGFLSGSNENSAYARMKWEVFDAQIKQKLLRLVNPKDNPIQSE; encoded by the coding sequence ATGCAATTGAATCATTCATTGAAGCAGTCTGAGAGTTTTTCATTGACTAAAGAGCCAAATCCTGAAGAACCTGAAGTAGACAAAGAAGCAGAAGTGACCATTACTAAACCATCCTTGCCAGCATCCACAGGTGAAGGAGTAGGTATTTATATAGGGCAACGTAATAATTCCCTTGCCTTTCAAAAATCAGAAGAATTGCAAAAGACGCTACTGTTACATCGCCATGAGCGTCAGTTGATTATATTGCAAGACTTCCCCGACCCAGATGCCCTTTCTTGTGCGTGGACTTACCAATTAATTGCCCAGCAATACGATATCAAGTGTGAGATTATTTATGCTGGGACTTTAAGTCACCAAGAAAATATCGCCCTAGTTAAACTTACTGGTTTACCCGCCCAGCGTTGGACACCGCAAACCCTCAAAAGTAAAGACTTATCCTGTTATCAAGGTATGGTGCTAATTGATAACCAAGGCACAACAAGTCAGCTATTGTCAGCATTACAGCAGGCGGGTATTCCTCTAGTAGCTGTGATTGACCACCACAGCTTGCAGAGCGATTTAAAAGCCGATTTTGTTGATGTCCGTCCTTATGTACGCGCGACAGCAACAATTTTTACTCAATATCTCCAAACTGGTTTATTGGGCTTAGATAGCAGCATCGGCCAGCACGTCAAATGTGCGACAGCTTTGATGCACGGCTTGCGTTCAGATACAAATCGACTGATGCAGGCGCAAGAAGAAGATTTTATGGCAGCTGCCTATCTCAGCCGCTTTTATGATGCCCAACTGCTAAACGCCATTTTACAGGCAAACCGTTCTAAACGGGTGATGGATGTGATCGAGCGATCGCTCAAAAATCGCATCGTCCAAAACAACTTCTCTATTGCAGGCGTTGGTTACTTGCGCTACGACGACCGCGACGCTATCCCCCAAGCCGCAGATTTCCTCGTGACTGAAGAAAACGTCCACACTGCTGTAGTTTACGGCATTGTCCACGACGAAGACGACGAATTAGAAGTAGTCATCGGTTCCTTGAGGACGACTAAACTAACCTTAGACCCCGATGAATTTATCAAAGAAGCCTTTGGTCAAGATAGTACAGGTAGATTCTTTGGTGGTGGAAGAACAGGCGCTGGCGGCTTTGAAATTCCGATGGGTTTCTTATCTGGTAGTAACGAAAACTCTGCTTATGCCAGGATGAAATGGGAAGTATTTGATGCTCAAATCAAGCAGAAATTGTTGAGATTAGTTAATCCCAAAGATAACCCAATTCAATCGGAGTAA
- the ndhI gene encoding NAD(P)H-quinone oxidoreductase subunit I gives MLKFLKQVGDYAKEAVQAGRYIGQGLAVTFDHMRRRPVTVQYPYEKLIPGERFRGRIHYEFDKCIACEVCVRVCPINLPVVDWEFDKATKKKKLNHYSIDFGVCIFCGNCVEYCPTNCLSMTEEYELSTYDRHELNYDSVALGRLPYKVTDDPMVKPLRELVYLPKGVLDPHDLPANAPRPGARPEDLVEQTEK, from the coding sequence ATGCTAAAGTTCCTGAAGCAAGTTGGCGATTACGCCAAAGAAGCAGTACAAGCTGGTCGTTATATTGGTCAGGGGCTAGCTGTAACTTTTGACCATATGCGCCGTCGTCCTGTCACTGTACAGTACCCTTACGAAAAATTAATTCCTGGGGAACGGTTCCGTGGTCGCATCCACTACGAATTTGACAAGTGTATTGCTTGTGAAGTTTGTGTACGGGTTTGCCCCATCAACTTACCTGTAGTGGACTGGGAATTTGACAAAGCCACCAAAAAGAAAAAACTCAACCACTACAGCATCGATTTCGGTGTTTGTATCTTCTGTGGTAACTGTGTCGAGTACTGCCCGACTAACTGTTTATCCATGACAGAAGAATATGAACTGTCAACATACGATCGCCATGAACTCAACTATGATAGTGTGGCTTTAGGTCGTCTGCCCTACAAAGTAACCGATGACCCAATGGTGAAACCACTACGGGAACTAGTTTACCTACCCAAAGGTGTGCTTGACCCCCACGATCTACCCGCCAATGCCCCCCGCCCTGGCGCACGTCCAGAAGACTTGGTAGAACAAACTGAAAAATGA
- the nuoH gene encoding NADH-quinone oxidoreductase subunit NuoH produces the protein MNSGIDLQGTFIKSLTDLGIPPGTAKAIWMPLPMILMLIGATVGVLVCVWLERKISAAAQQRIGPEYIGPLGLLAPVADGLKLVFKEDIIPAQADRWLFTLGPIIVVLPVFLSYLIVPFGQNIVITNVSTGIFLWIALSSIQPIGLLMAGYSSNNKYSLLGGLRAAAQSISYEIPLALSVLAIAMMSNSLNTVDIVNQQSGYGILGWNIWRQPLGFLIFWIAALAECERLPFDLPEAEEELVAGYQTEYSGMKFALFYLSSYVNLVLSALLVAVLYLGGWDFPIPLNLLAGWVGVSEANPALQVIDAALGITMTLLKAYFLIFTAILLRWTVPRVRIDQLLDLGWKFLLPVGLVNLLLTAALKLAFPVAFGG, from the coding sequence ATGAACTCAGGAATAGACCTTCAAGGAACGTTTATTAAATCTCTAACGGATTTAGGAATCCCGCCAGGAACGGCTAAAGCGATTTGGATGCCTCTGCCGATGATCCTTATGCTCATTGGGGCAACTGTAGGCGTACTGGTTTGTGTTTGGCTAGAACGGAAGATTTCAGCAGCCGCACAACAACGGATAGGCCCTGAATACATTGGGCCTTTGGGCTTGTTGGCTCCAGTAGCGGATGGTCTGAAGCTGGTATTTAAAGAAGATATCATCCCGGCGCAGGCTGACCGTTGGCTATTTACACTCGGCCCTATTATTGTTGTCCTGCCAGTATTTCTGTCCTATCTAATTGTTCCCTTTGGACAGAATATTGTCATCACTAATGTTAGTACAGGAATATTTTTGTGGATTGCTTTATCTAGCATCCAACCTATTGGCTTGTTGATGGCTGGCTACTCATCTAATAATAAGTATTCTTTGTTAGGTGGTTTACGGGCAGCAGCGCAGTCAATTAGTTACGAAATTCCTTTGGCGTTGAGTGTATTGGCGATCGCTATGATGTCGAATAGCCTCAATACCGTGGATATCGTTAACCAACAATCAGGCTACGGTATTCTGGGCTGGAACATTTGGCGACAACCTCTGGGTTTTCTCATCTTTTGGATAGCCGCCCTAGCAGAGTGCGAACGTTTGCCCTTCGACTTACCCGAAGCGGAAGAAGAACTAGTAGCAGGCTATCAAACCGAATACTCTGGGATGAAATTCGCCCTATTCTACCTCAGTTCCTACGTGAACCTCGTGCTTTCGGCTCTGTTGGTAGCAGTCTTATACCTGGGCGGTTGGGATTTCCCCATTCCCCTCAATTTATTAGCGGGTTGGGTAGGTGTCAGCGAAGCAAATCCGGCATTACAGGTAATCGACGCTGCTTTGGGTATCACCATGACCTTACTCAAAGCTTACTTTTTAATATTTACTGCCATCCTCTTACGTTGGACAGTACCACGGGTACGGATTGACCAATTGCTAGATTTAGGATGGAAGTTTTTGCTACCAGTTGGTTTAGTCAACCTACTGTTAACCGCAGCCCTGAAACTTGCCTTTCCCGTCGCCTTTGGCGGTTAA
- the alr gene encoding alanine racemase gives MLSREQASGMAAHQQCDTYAWFSQRAWVEIDLEALSYNVQQLRQFLSPHTQLMAVVKADAYGHGAVTVAQTALQGGASWLGVATVPEGIQLREAGIKAPILILGATYTPEQIQAIAQWELQPTIGSPKQALIFSNTLETIQHDLPIPVHIKLDTGMSRLGTNWQQAGEFVQLVDRLPHLDIASVYSHLATADSPDTKIMEEQHRRFEEAIAQIKALGVKIPSLHLANSAATLTDKRLHYNMVRVGLSVYGLYPAPHLQKTISLKPVIQVQARVTHVKTIVEGTGVSYGHQFIAPCEMRLAVVGIGYADGVPRNLSNKMQVLIRGQRVPQIGAITMDQLMIDVSAVPDVQEGEIVTLLGEQGKERITADDWAEKLNTISWEILCGFKHRLPRVGVM, from the coding sequence ATGTTAAGCCGCGAACAAGCCTCTGGTATGGCTGCTCATCAACAGTGTGATACCTATGCTTGGTTTTCTCAACGTGCTTGGGTGGAAATTGATTTAGAAGCTTTGTCTTACAATGTGCAGCAACTCAGGCAGTTTTTATCACCGCATACTCAGTTAATGGCTGTAGTGAAAGCAGATGCTTATGGTCATGGTGCGGTGACGGTGGCACAGACAGCACTACAAGGGGGTGCTAGTTGGTTGGGTGTGGCGACTGTTCCAGAGGGTATCCAATTGCGGGAGGCGGGGATTAAAGCGCCTATTTTGATTTTAGGGGCTACTTACACACCAGAACAAATTCAGGCGATCGCGCAATGGGAGCTTCAACCAACTATCGGTAGTCCTAAACAAGCTTTGATATTTTCCAATACATTGGAAACGATACAACACGATTTACCCATACCTGTACATATCAAATTAGATACAGGGATGTCTCGATTGGGTACTAATTGGCAACAAGCTGGGGAGTTTGTGCAGTTAGTAGACCGTTTACCCCATTTGGATATTGCTAGTGTTTACTCGCACTTAGCAACGGCAGATAGTCCAGATACGAAGATTATGGAAGAACAGCATAGACGATTTGAGGAGGCGATCGCGCAAATTAAAGCTTTGGGTGTGAAAATTCCTAGTCTGCATTTAGCCAACTCCGCCGCCACCCTTACAGACAAGCGCCTACATTACAATATGGTACGTGTGGGTTTATCTGTATACGGACTCTACCCAGCGCCTCATTTACAGAAAACAATCAGCCTGAAACCAGTTATCCAAGTTCAAGCGCGAGTTACCCACGTTAAAACCATTGTTGAAGGAACTGGTGTAAGTTACGGACACCAATTTATCGCCCCTTGTGAAATGCGCCTGGCGGTTGTGGGTATTGGTTACGCTGATGGTGTACCACGTAATCTTTCCAATAAAATGCAGGTATTAATTCGCGGTCAGCGAGTACCGCAAATCGGCGCGATTACTATGGATCAGTTAATGATAGATGTGAGTGCTGTGCCAGATGTGCAAGAAGGGGAAATAGTTACTTTACTAGGGGAACAGGGTAAAGAAAGAATTACGGCTGATGATTGGGCAGAGAAGTTAAATACTATCTCCTGGGAAATTCTGTGTGGGTTTAAACATCGTCTACCCCGTGTGGGGGTGATGTAA
- a CDS encoding RusA family crossover junction endodeoxyribonuclease: MKDGFRMSVIPLPFEFVIFRRPVSCQAKSKGLKEWKNFVRSEVKKFWEAYSPIQDTNLQLTIVYFCDENPLDTDNIIKPIQDALVGLVFENDSLISDVDSHRRFISGSMDVFGLSSMMLIHAMLSSLLTKQESVYVKVSESQHEENTYE; encoded by the coding sequence TTGAAAGATGGATTTAGAATGTCAGTAATACCCTTGCCTTTTGAGTTTGTCATTTTTAGAAGACCTGTTTCGTGCCAAGCAAAGTCAAAAGGTCTTAAGGAATGGAAAAATTTTGTGCGTTCTGAAGTTAAAAAGTTTTGGGAAGCTTACAGTCCAATTCAAGACACTAACTTACAGTTAACGATAGTGTACTTTTGTGATGAAAACCCACTTGATACCGATAATATTATTAAACCTATTCAGGATGCACTCGTAGGTCTAGTGTTTGAAAATGATAGTTTAATATCAGATGTAGATAGTCATCGTCGGTTTATTTCTGGTTCGATGGATGTATTTGGGTTGTCATCTATGATGCTAATACATGCAATGCTATCGAGTTTATTAACAAAGCAAGAGAGTGTTTATGTAAAAGTTAGTGAGTCTCAACATGAGGAAAATACCTATGAATAG